A genomic region of Nostoc sp. UHCC 0702 contains the following coding sequences:
- a CDS encoding TIGR03943 family protein — MTPKNPKSKIPNLLPWLDVLSITAWGILLLRYWLTGKLNLLIHPNYFWLVQVTGVSLIFLGCLKAQELWRRRRRDIVPNTQHISLFAPGWGSGLLLTAAILGFIITPQVFASDKALKQDVTDLVANTRIKPQAFRASVRPEERSLVDWVRTLSVYPEPDSYAGQKVKVQGFVLHPPDLAKEYLFLARFVLSCCAADAYPVGLPVKLPNNQQQYAADTWLEIEGQMTTENLVGKRQLTIAATSLKKIPQPQNPYSY, encoded by the coding sequence ATGACTCCTAAAAATCCTAAATCTAAAATCCCAAATCTTTTACCTTGGCTGGATGTTCTATCTATTACAGCTTGGGGAATTTTGCTGTTGAGATATTGGCTGACTGGCAAGTTGAATCTGTTGATTCACCCAAATTACTTTTGGTTAGTGCAAGTGACTGGAGTTAGCTTAATATTTCTTGGTTGCTTGAAAGCCCAAGAACTTTGGCGGCGGCGTCGCCGTGATATCGTGCCAAATACTCAGCATATTAGTTTATTTGCCCCTGGTTGGGGTAGTGGCTTACTGTTAACCGCCGCAATTTTGGGTTTTATCATTACACCGCAAGTTTTTGCCAGTGATAAAGCACTCAAACAGGATGTAACTGACTTAGTGGCAAACACACGCATTAAACCCCAAGCATTTCGGGCTTCTGTGCGCCCAGAAGAGCGATCGCTTGTAGACTGGGTACGTACACTCAGCGTCTATCCAGAACCAGACTCATATGCAGGACAAAAAGTCAAAGTTCAAGGATTTGTACTTCATCCACCAGATTTAGCAAAAGAATATTTGTTTTTAGCGCGATTTGTCCTATCTTGCTGTGCAGCAGATGCCTACCCCGTAGGATTACCCGTCAAACTACCAAATAATCAACAGCAGTACGCTGCTGATACTTGGCTGGAAATCGAAGGACAAATGACAACGGAAAATTTAGTAGGTAAACGCCAACTTACCATTGCAGCCACCTCCCTCAAAAAGATTCCTCAACCGCAGAATCCTTATAGTTATTAG
- the cimA gene encoding citramalate synthase, translated as MTTNPTPQIWLYDTTLRDGTQREGLSVSIEDKLRIARRLDQLGIPFIEGGWPGANPKDVQFFWQLQEDPLKLAEIVTFCSTRRPNTTAADEPMLQAILAAGTRWVTIFGKSWDLHVTTGLKTTLEENLAMIRDTVEFFCSQGRRVIYDAEHWFDGYKHNQDYALQTLEAALKAGAEWLVLCDTNGGTLPHEVSQIVQHVVKVTGDWAEEQRSRGAGEIGGKIHPNPQYPIPSTQFPIAQIGIHTHNDSDTAVANALAAVMAGARMVQGTINGYGERCGNANLCSLIPNLQLKLGYSCIGEHQLNQLTEVSRFVSEVVNLAPDEHAPFVGRSAFAHKGGIHVSAVERNPLTYEHIQPEQVGNHRRIVISEQSGLSNVLAKARTFGIELDKQTPEARQILHRLKDLESQGYQFEAAEASFALLMYEALGGRQEFFEIKGFQVHCDLVEGKETNNALATVKVAVNGKNILEAAEGNGPVAALDAALRKALVNFYPQMATFELTDYKVRILDGHTGTAAKTRVLAESGNGYQRWTTVGVSTNILAASYQAVVEGLEYGLLLHSQAEAAVKSSR; from the coding sequence ATGACCACAAATCCCACACCTCAAATTTGGCTCTATGACACCACGTTACGGGATGGCACTCAGCGCGAAGGGTTATCAGTTTCTATAGAAGATAAGTTACGTATTGCCCGCAGACTCGATCAACTAGGAATTCCCTTCATTGAAGGTGGTTGGCCTGGTGCCAACCCTAAGGATGTTCAGTTTTTCTGGCAACTGCAAGAAGATCCGCTAAAACTTGCAGAAATTGTTACTTTTTGTTCAACTCGACGCCCCAATACTACTGCCGCCGACGAACCGATGCTACAAGCAATCCTCGCTGCGGGCACTCGCTGGGTAACAATTTTTGGCAAATCTTGGGATTTACATGTAACCACAGGTCTCAAAACGACTTTGGAAGAAAATTTGGCAATGATCCGGGATACTGTCGAATTTTTTTGCTCCCAAGGGCGTCGCGTGATTTACGATGCAGAACACTGGTTTGATGGTTACAAGCACAATCAAGATTATGCTTTACAGACACTAGAGGCAGCACTCAAAGCTGGTGCTGAATGGTTAGTCCTTTGTGATACAAATGGCGGCACATTACCCCACGAAGTTAGCCAAATTGTACAACATGTGGTAAAGGTGACTGGGGACTGGGCAGAGGAGCAGAGGAGCAGAGGAGCAGGGGAGATTGGGGGAAAAATTCATCCCAATCCCCAGTACCCAATCCCCAGTACCCAATTCCCAATTGCCCAAATCGGAATTCACACTCATAACGATTCAGATACCGCAGTAGCTAATGCCCTAGCTGCCGTTATGGCAGGGGCAAGGATGGTACAAGGTACAATTAATGGTTACGGTGAACGTTGCGGTAATGCTAACCTTTGTTCGTTGATTCCCAATTTACAACTGAAGCTAGGTTACAGTTGTATCGGAGAACACCAGCTAAATCAACTTACAGAAGTTAGTCGTTTTGTGAGTGAGGTGGTGAACCTTGCACCTGATGAACATGCCCCTTTTGTAGGACGTTCCGCATTTGCTCATAAAGGCGGTATTCATGTCTCAGCAGTGGAACGTAATCCCTTGACTTATGAACACATTCAACCAGAACAAGTCGGTAATCACCGCCGCATCGTCATTTCCGAACAGTCTGGACTCAGTAATGTTTTAGCCAAAGCTCGTACTTTTGGCATTGAACTGGATAAGCAAACACCAGAAGCCAGGCAAATTCTCCATCGCCTCAAAGACTTGGAAAGTCAAGGATATCAATTTGAAGCAGCAGAAGCGAGTTTTGCCCTATTGATGTATGAAGCTTTGGGCGGGCGTCAAGAGTTTTTTGAAATCAAAGGCTTTCAAGTTCACTGTGACTTAGTTGAAGGCAAAGAAACAAACAACGCCCTAGCCACAGTTAAAGTAGCCGTCAACGGCAAGAATATTCTGGAAGCGGCGGAAGGTAACGGCCCAGTTGCAGCTTTAGATGCAGCCTTACGCAAGGCTTTGGTGAATTTTTATCCGCAAATGGCCACTTTTGAATTGACAGATTACAAAGTGCGGATTCTAGATGGTCATACAGGCACAGCAGCGAAAACCCGCGTGTTGGCAGAATCAGGTAATGGTTATCAACGCTGGACAACTGTAGGGGTTTCCACCAACATTCTGGCAGCTTCCTATCAAGCAGTGGTCGAGGGATTGGAATATGGTTTGTTGTTACATTCCCAAGCGGAAGCAGCGGTGAAAAGTTCTAGATAG
- a CDS encoding flavin-dependent dehydrogenase yields MKEILYLEVPISDISVVRSWLQTDFEPGNGQKMLTPDGFRLRISTEATTASTAISEKLPSELSVFVWSLQRTTYLKVFRWGDQPFAGEGQILQRLTKEIRKRFGHNYPEPPKIDSSQSIFEALGHVYPLTVKYFQKMPNGEYDLKRVYWWEQRWREGVRNPQQPRQVVFSHSRGAIEKGSRGEGELLSRGAGGDEGDRKITSSSPSSPSSPTYDLIYIGGALGAIHAAVMAKLGYKVLLVERLPFGRMNREWNISRDEIQSLVNLGLVTTAELETVIGREYKDGFNKFFDANNPPSLRSPILHTPTVLNLALESDKWLQLCGQKLQALGGEIWDETEFIRADINKAQVVVTVKHLASGNEQQVTGRLLVDAMGTASPIAWQLNGGRAFDSVCPTVGAVIEGGFEPGVWDSQYGDVLYSHGDISRGRQLIWELFPGVGEELTVYLFHYHQVNAENPGSLLEMYEDFFTILPEYRRCDVDQLVWKKPTFGYIPGHFSVSSSDRTVAFDRLIAIGDAASLQSPLVFTGFGSLVRNLERLTTLLNTALKHDLLSFQNLNRIRAYQSNVAVTWLFSKGMMVPTGKFIPPQRINSMLNTFFGLLADEPLEVADNFIKDRCDWLTFNRLALKAARKNPALLLWIWQLAGFKDLLRWLGNYFNFGRHALVSALLNAWFPRLLVRIGPWLEPRYPALWLRLLAIRYAITTGKPRSPNQVTTVNSEAIIQESRVISH; encoded by the coding sequence ATGAAAGAAATACTCTATTTAGAAGTTCCGATTTCAGATATTTCGGTTGTACGCAGTTGGCTGCAAACAGATTTTGAACCCGGAAATGGGCAAAAAATGCTGACACCAGATGGGTTTCGCCTCAGAATATCTACTGAAGCTACAACTGCTAGCACAGCTATTTCCGAAAAATTACCGTCAGAACTTTCCGTATTTGTCTGGTCACTTCAGCGCACCACTTATCTAAAAGTCTTCCGTTGGGGAGATCAACCCTTTGCTGGAGAAGGACAAATCCTGCAACGCCTGACCAAGGAAATTAGAAAGCGCTTTGGGCATAATTACCCAGAACCACCAAAGATTGATTCTAGTCAATCGATTTTTGAGGCCTTAGGGCATGTTTACCCGCTCACGGTTAAATATTTTCAAAAAATGCCTAACGGTGAATATGACCTCAAGCGCGTTTATTGGTGGGAGCAAAGATGGCGTGAGGGAGTGCGTAATCCTCAGCAGCCTCGGCAGGTTGTGTTTTCACACAGCAGGGGAGCTATTGAGAAGGGGAGCAGGGGAGAAGGGGAGCTATTGAGCAGGGGAGCAGGGGGAGATGAGGGAGACAGGAAAATAACATCCTCATCTCCCTCATCTCCCTCATCCCCTACCTACGACTTGATCTACATCGGTGGCGCATTAGGCGCTATCCATGCGGCAGTGATGGCTAAACTGGGATATAAAGTGCTATTGGTGGAACGCTTGCCGTTTGGGCGAATGAATCGGGAATGGAATATTTCCCGTGATGAAATTCAAAGCTTAGTCAATCTGGGTTTGGTGACAACTGCTGAGTTGGAAACTGTGATTGGTAGAGAGTATAAAGATGGATTTAATAAGTTTTTTGATGCTAATAATCCACCATCACTGCGATCGCCTATTTTGCACACACCCACAGTGTTGAATTTAGCCTTAGAATCTGATAAATGGCTGCAACTGTGCGGGCAAAAGTTGCAGGCATTAGGTGGTGAAATCTGGGATGAGACAGAATTTATTCGTGCAGATATTAATAAAGCACAGGTTGTCGTAACTGTCAAGCATTTAGCTAGTGGAAATGAACAACAAGTAACTGGGCGACTATTAGTAGATGCAATGGGAACTGCTTCGCCAATTGCTTGGCAATTAAATGGTGGTCGTGCTTTTGATAGTGTATGTCCGACGGTGGGGGCGGTCATTGAAGGTGGATTTGAGCCAGGAGTTTGGGACTCCCAGTATGGAGACGTGCTTTACAGTCACGGAGATATTTCGCGGGGAAGGCAATTGATTTGGGAATTGTTTCCTGGAGTGGGTGAAGAACTGACAGTTTATCTATTTCACTACCACCAAGTCAATGCTGAAAATCCTGGTTCCTTGCTGGAGATGTATGAGGACTTTTTCACAATTTTGCCAGAGTATCGCCGCTGCGATGTGGATCAGCTGGTATGGAAAAAGCCGACATTTGGATATATTCCGGGTCACTTTAGTGTCAGCAGTAGCGATCGCACTGTTGCCTTTGATAGATTGATTGCGATCGGTGATGCTGCATCTCTTCAGTCTCCCCTTGTCTTCACAGGCTTTGGTTCCCTGGTTCGCAACTTAGAACGCTTAACAACGCTATTAAATACCGCCCTCAAACATGACTTGCTGAGTTTCCAAAACTTGAACCGCATTCGCGCTTACCAAAGCAATGTTGCGGTGACATGGCTATTTTCCAAAGGCATGATGGTACCGACTGGGAAATTTATACCACCCCAGCGGATAAACTCTATGCTGAATACCTTCTTTGGGTTGTTGGCAGACGAACCACTAGAAGTAGCAGATAACTTTATCAAAGATAGGTGCGATTGGTTAACCTTTAACCGTCTAGCACTCAAAGCAGCTCGCAAAAATCCTGCCTTACTTTTATGGATTTGGCAACTCGCTGGTTTCAAAGATTTGCTCAGGTGGCTAGGTAATTATTTCAACTTTGGTCGTCATGCCCTAGTTAGTGCCTTGCTAAATGCATGGTTCCCGCGTTTATTGGTACGGATAGGCCCTTGGCTGGAACCCCGCTATCCGGCATTATGGTTGCGACTGCTGGCTATTCGCTACGCTATCACAACTGGTAAGCCGCGATCGCCAAATCAGGTAACAACAGTCAACTCAGAAGCAATCATTCAAGAGTCAAGAGTGATTAGTCATTAG